A window of Desulfuromonas soudanensis genomic DNA:
CACCAGCTGCACAAGGGCCCGCAGCAGAAGGTCGACCGCAAGGACATGGACGAACTCTGCTACGCCTGCCACCAGGACATCCGCTCCGAATTCGCCCAGTTCTCCCATCACCCGGTCCCCGAGGGGAAAATGGTCTGCACCGACTGCCACAACCCCCACGGCAGCGCCAGCGACCATCTCCTCAAGGGGACAACAGTCAAGGAAACCTGCACCCGCTGCCACATGGAATACCAGGGCCCCTACGTCTACGAGCACGCCGACGTCACCGAGGACTGCACCAACTGCCACCGTTCGCATGGCTCACCCAACGATCCGCTGCTGATCACGGCCCAGCCCTTTCTCTGTCTGCAGTGCCATGCCGGCCACCAGAGCAATGTCGTCCCGGCAACCACCGATCCCCAGGGGAACGGTTCTTTCAAGGGGGCCTTCTACACCCGCTGTACCGACTGCCACTCACAGATTCACGGCACCGATGTGCCGTCCAGCAAGGGACGGGGCACCTTCCTGGCCCGGTAAGGGGTTGGACCCTTTTCCCCTTGAATGACATTTCTATCAGGAGACTGCCGTGAAAATGGACCGTTTATTCAAACAACTCTGCCTGCCGACCCTCTTGATCACGACCCTTTGTTCCGCCTTGGCCTTTGCCGACAGCGGCCCTGGTTCGCTCGACGAAGGGTATATCGAACAGAACTTCACCATCGGCTACCGCCTCGTTGACACTCGGGACAATCCCAACCGGGCGGCCGAATATGAAACCAACAACTCCAGCGTCACCCTTGGCGCCGAGGTCGAGGCCGGCCAGGGACCCAATCACCTCTCCCTCGGCCTCGATTACCTCGACCAGGACGATTACCGAGGGGATGCCCACCTCGACTACAAGGGGCTGCTGAGGCTGACGCTCTTCACCGACGCCTTTTTCCATAATCTCGACCACGTCCCATACCTCAACCGACCGGTCGCCAGCACGCCGGGAAACCCGGCCGCCGTACCCGTCGCGACCGGTCCCAGCACCCTGATCGATTATGCCGATGCCGATCCCGGCGACCATTACGGGGTCAAACTCGAGCAGTACGGCGGCAAATTCCGGGGGAAACACCCCGGGGTCCCCGCCCACCTCAATCTCGGCTACTGGCGTCTGGAACGCAGCGGAAAACAGCAGCTGCGCTATGTGGCCGAGGGGTCTCCCTGCTCCACCTGCCACATGAGGAGCCAGACCCGCAAACTCGACCGCGTCACCGAGGAAGTCACCGCCGGGTTCGACGTCCACCTCGGCCCCGTGGACCTGGTCTATGAATTTCTCAACCGCGACTTCCGTGACCAGCAGCCGATCCCCATCGATCCCTTCGAAGGTCTCGCGGGACAACGCATCACCGGCGACTGGGAACATGACGAAGCGCCGGACTCCCGGCTGACCTCCCACACCATCCAGGCCCACACCTCCCTCTCCGGCGGAGTCGTCGGCGCCGCCAGTTTCACCATCGGCCAGAGGGAAAACCGCTCGAATTTGAGCGACGTGCGGCCGATTAAATCAGAAACGGACTTTCAAAAAACCGCCGGCGATCTGACCCTGACCCCCTTCTCCCAACTGACCATCAATCTCCGCTATCGTCTTCTGGACATGGACAACGACAACAGCGACACCCTGGTTGTCGACAGCCTCAATGTCGGACCGAACAACCCGCCCAACACCATCAACGTCCGGGAAAACGTCGATCTGACCACGGCCACCTACGAAGCCTCCCTCAGCTATCGTCCCGTACGCAGGCTGACCCTCAGGGCGGACTATAAACGCGAGGATATTCATCGCGGCAACACCGGCGCCCCCTTCCTCCCGACTCTTTTCACCGCTTTTGGCGGTGTCCATGTGATCGACCCGTACTGGGAATTGCCGGAAGACGAAGTCATCAACCGGTACAAGGTCAGCTTTTTCGCCCGTCCCCTGGACAAGGGGCGCCTGAAGGTGCGCGGCTGGTATCAGTACCGGACCAGCGACGACCCCGCCTACGGAACCTCCATCGAGGAAGGTCACCGCGGATTCGCCGCCCTCGACTGGCTCCTTTCTCCCCGCTTCGGGGTCAACACCACCGTCCGGGCCGATCGCACCGCCAAGCAGAACCAGACCGTTCTGCAATTTGACGGCAGTGCAAATCTTCAAGCCTACGAACTGGACCGCAAAAACGAAAACCAGAATTTTTCGGCCGGCCTCTGGTTTAACCCCGGCAAAGGGTCCCTGATCACCGCCAACTACGGGTATCTGCGGAGCAAGATCGTCCAGGATCTGCTGATCGGCAACGAACCGTCCCAGGCCAACATTGAAGCCGAGGATGTCGATTACCTGCAACGGGTGCAGACGGTGTCCGTCGGCATCCAATGGCAGATCGTCCAAAAACTGCTCCTGCGGACCGAAGGGCGCCACATCCGCTCCCGGGCCTACTTCGACCCGCAATTCAGCTCCACCTTTTCGACCTTTTCCAATTTCCCCCCCGGCGCCATTGCCGCCGACTCCACCGGGCTGCGCGAGCTGACCGAGCTCAACATCGAGCAAAACGGCCTGTCGGCCGGCTTCGATTGGACCCTGGTGAAGGGTTGGGATATTGCCGGAACCTACACCTACGACGCCTACGACGACCGCACCAACGGACTCTACGAAGGAAAAGTCCAAACTTATCTGGCCAACCTGTCGAGGAGCTGGTAATCTGCCTCGTGGCACGTCAACCCCTGCTCTCCCTGGACAGTGACCATGAACTATAAAATTCATTTTTTGTCCGCCTTCTTCCTGGCGCTCATGCTCCTCCCGGCCGTCCCGGCGAGTGCGGGGCCGCAGATCGTGGCTGTCATCATCCCCGGCGATCTCCCCCGCTACGGCGAGGCCCATGCCGCTTTCCTCAAGATCCTCGAAAGCGGCGGGTATGGCGAGGACAAGGTCAAGGTCTTTGTCCAGAAACCGAATGCGGACCGGATGTCGATTACCAACAGCCTGCGGCGGGCCTCCTCGGCCGGCGCCGACCTCTTCATCACCTACGGCGGCGCGGCGACAGACGGAGCGGCCCAGGAAGCGAAGAAATCCGTCGTCCTCTTCGCCGACGTCTATGACCCCGTCGGGCTGGGGATCGTCAATACCCTCAGCGCCCCCGGCGTCAACCGCAGCGGCGCCAGCAGCATGATCCCGATGGCGCCCCTTCTCGAGGCTCTGTCGGCCATCGTCCCGGGTAAGAAAATCGGCGTTCTCTACAGCGGCGACGACAAGGATTCGGTCCTGCAGGTCCAGGAGTTCCAGACTCTTGCCCAAAAGCTCGGTTTCTCCCTCCTCAAGCAGGATGTGGGAACCCCCCAGGAGGCAGCCGGTGCCGTCGGCAAACTGGCAGGGGAAGCCGATGTCCTCTTTCTCTCCAATAGCCTGATGATCGGCACCAGGACCCAGGAGCTCCTCGCCCTGGCTTCCGCCAAGAAACTTCCGGTGATTTCCCAGATCCCCGGCCTGGCCGAGCAGGGCGCGCTCATCAACCTGGAAGCCGATCCCGATGAACAGGGGAAGCTCCTGGGGGTCCACACCCTGCAGGTGCTCGGCGGGCAGAAGGCCTTCATCCTTCCCGTCCGTTCGCCGAAAAAGATGGCGCTGGTCATCAATCTCAAGACCGCCGGCGCCCTCGGGCTGAGTGTGCCGGCAAAAACTCTCGCCGCCGCCACCCGCGTCGTCCGCTGAGGTCATCATCGAAGAAAAGGGCCTGATGCCATGAACACATTGAAACTGCGCTGGAAAATTCTTCTTGCCCTTATCGGCCTCTCCGTCACCCCGATGATCGTCACGCTGGTTCTCATCTCCGGCCTGACCGACGACCTGATCCAGCGGGACATGAGCCAGCTCGCCGAGAGGACAGGTAATTTTGCCGAGCGCAGCACCGCCTCGTCGCAACGGGAGAACGCCAACTACATCGATCTTCTCTGCAGCAATACCGACGTGGTCAACGCCACCTACTACGCGACCCTGACCCAGGACGTCGACCAGCTCTCCGAACTCATCGTCCAGGCCCGCGCGCGTTACGACTTCGATCTCCTCGAGGTTCGCGGCACCGGCGGAGGGCGCCTGCTGCGCGTCGGTCGCGAGGGCCTGTCTCTCGACGAAACCGTCGGGGCGGACCAGCTCCCGGCAAGCGGCGAAGCCAGCAGTGCCATCGGCGCCTTTGCCGGCCGACTCTCGATCATCGTCACCTCCCCGATCATGCTGCAGAATCAACCCATCGGCACCATGGTCGGGGTCACCCTCCTCGATGACGGATTCGCCTCCCGCCTCAAGACCCTGAGCGGCACCGAAGTCGCCTTTTTCAACGAAAGCGGCATCGTCGCCAGCTCCCTGGCCGGCCTCAGGGACCTCGATCCGGGAAGAGCCATGGACCTGCAGACGGTGGAGGTCGACGGCAAATCCTACGCTCTCTACAGCAAACCCCTCGGCAGCGAAGGCCAGGGGGTGATTCTTGCCCTCGACCGCCAGTCCGAGCAGGAGTCCCGCGCATCGATCCGCCGGGTCCTCTTCATCCTTGCCGCTATCGTCGCCGCTCTCGCCCTGATCGTCGGGCTGACCTTCTCCCGGGGACTGATCCGGCCCCTGACGGCGGTGGTCGACAATCTCAAGGAAATCGCCGACGGCGAAGGGGATCTCACCCGCACCCTGGCCGTCACCTCCCAGGACGAGGTGGGCGATCTGGCAATCACCTTCAACCGCTTTATCCTCCGTTTGCGGGAGATGGTCCAGCGTATCCGGGCCGTGACTGCCGACGTCAACGGCGCCACGGAAAAGATCCGCACCTCCTCGGGAGAGGTGGCCAGAGGAGCCGCCAGCCAGGCCAGCGCCCTCGAAGAGTCTTTTACCGCCATCCAGGGGATCGACGCGACGGCGACGGCCGTGGCGGGAAAGATCGGCTCCCTTCTCGAGGCGGCCGAGGAAAGTTCGGCGGCAACGCTGGAGCTCGGCGCCTCGACCTCGGAAATCGCCGAGCAGATGGAGCGCCTCTTTGCCACCGTCGACGAGGTCTCCAGCAGCATCAACGAGATGTCCGTCACCAGCCAGCAGATCACCGAAAACGTCGGCATCCTCTCCTCCTCCACCGAAGTCACCGCCTCCTCGATCATCGAAATGGACTCCTCGATCAAGGAGATCGAGGAGAACGCCGAACGGACCAACCTCCTTTCGGAGGCCGCAGCCAAGGACGCCCAGCGCGGCAAGGAAGCCGTCGACCAGACCATCGAAGGGATCGAAGCGATCCGCACCATGGTCGACCGCGCCGGAACGGCGATTCAGGAACTCGGCAAGCAGTCCCACTCCATAGGCAAGATCCTCACCGTCATCGACGAAGTCGCCGACCAGACCGGGCTCCTCTCCCTCAATGCGGCGATTATTGCCGCCCAGGCCGGCGAGCACGGCAAGGGCTTCGCCGTGGTCGCCAGCGAAATCCGCAATCTCGCCGACCGTACGGCGATTTCGACGCGGGAGATCTCCACCATCATCGACAACCTCCAGAAGGGAACCCGCGACGCCGTGGCGGCGATGCAGGCGGGGAGCGAACGGGTCCACCAGGAGGCCTCCCGCAGCAAGGAGACGGTCGGCGCACTCGATCAGATTCGCACCAGTACCCTCAACGCCACTCACCAGGTCCGCAGCATCGTCCGGGCGACCCAGGAACAGGCCCGGGGGAGCAAGCAGATCACCAATTCGATCAACCAGATCGCATCGATGCTCGGCCAGATCTCCACCGCCGTCCGCCAGCAGACCGACGGTACCCGGCAGCTGGCCAAAGCCGCCGAGGCGATGAAGGAGATCGCCTCCCACGTCAAGCTCAGCACCGGCGAGCAAACCAAGGGGAGCAAGCATATCGCCGAAAACATGCAGAGGATCCAGCAGATGGTCGAGTCCATCGACAGCGCCACCGGCGAGCAGACCCGCCGCAACCGCCAGGTCATCGAGGCGGTCTCGCAGATCCGGCACATCGCCGAGGCCAACAGCGGCCGGGCCGTCGAACTCGACCAGGTGGTCGACGCCCTCTCCCTGCAGGCGGCCGAACTCACCCGGGAAATGGGCGCCTTCAAGGCCTGAGCGAACAATTCGCCAAACCCGGGTCCGACTCCGTGCAACGACCCCCTTGAGTCAGGAACGACCATGACCAGAACACTGCGCACCGCAACCCTCCTCGTGCACCAGGGGCGCGACCGCGACCCGGCCACCGGCGCCGCCGTCGTCCCCATCTATCCCGCCTCGACCTATCATCACACCGCCGGAAAACCGGGGGAGTACGACTACGCCCGCAGCGGCAACCCGAGTCGCGACCAGGTCGAAGAGGCGATCGCTCTCCTCGAGGGGGGTGTCCGGGGCTTTGCCTACCCTTCGGGGATGGCGGCCATCGGCAGCGCCCTGGCTCTGCTCAAGAGCGGCGATCACCTGATCGCCCCCGACGACCTCTACGGCGGGTCCTACCGCTATCTCTCCACGGTCCTTCCCCAACAGGGGATCGAAGCGAGTTTCGTCGACGTCACCGACCTCGAGGCCGTCGCCGCCGCCATCCGCCCCCGGACCCGGGCGATCTTTCTCGAAACCCCCTCCAACCCCCTCTTCAAGATCACCGACCTGCGGGGAATCGCCGCCCTGGCCCGGGAGAGGGGTCTGCTCACCCTTCTCGACAACACCTTCATGACGCCGCTGCTGCAGCGCCCGCTCGATCTCGGCATCGACATCGCCATCCACAGCGCCACCAAATTTCTCGGCGGCCACAGCGACCTTCTCGCCGGCCTGGCGACCACCGCCGACCCCGAAATCGCCCGGCGTCTCAAATTTTTTCACAACGCCTTCGGCGCCGTCCTCTCCCCCTTCGACTCCTTTCTCCTTTCCCGGGGGATCAAGACCCTCAAGCTGCGCCTCGAGGCCGGACAGCAGGGAGCCCAGATCCTCGCCGAGCGCCTTCAGGCGCATCCGGCGGTGGCCCGCGTCTATTATCCGGGGCTTGAGGGATTTGCCGGCCGGGATCTCCATTTTTCCCAGGCCGCCGGCGCCGGCGCCGTCCTCTCCTTCGAACTCAAGGAGCGAAAGGGGATCGTCCCGCTCCTGGAGAGGGTGCAGCTGCCGATCATCGCCCCGAGCCTCGGCGGGGTCGAAACGATCCTCACCCACTGCTGGTCCATGTCCCACGCCGCCATTCCGGCCTCGGTCAAAGAACAGCTAGGTATCCGCGAGACGCTGGTGCGGATTTCGACGGGAATCGAGGACCCCGAGGATCTCTGGGACGATCTCGAGGCCGCCCTCGCTCCGTGAAGGACGGCAGCCGTCTAATCCGATTGACTTTTTCCCGGGATTCCGTTAAGTTCGCCCCTACAATCAAATAGCGCAACGTCTTTATCAAGAGTGGTGGAGGGAAAAGGCCCTGTGAAACCACAGCAACCGATCCGCGTCCTGCGGATGCCAGGTGCTAATTCCTGCCCGAGATCCAGGGGCAAGATGAGGGCGGAGTCTGGCAGATACGTCTCCTGGTATCCAAAAGGCCCCTTCCCGTCATCTATGGGAAGGGGCCTTTTTTATTTTCACCCCGCCAGGGGCACCGATCGACTTCAGGACAGAAGCAGAAAAAACCCCCACCAGGCAAAGGGCCGGAGCATTGAACGGATCCGTCGGTATCGTCAAAACCGAATACGCCGAGTTCGACGTCGAACTGCAGCTCGAGAGCGGCCGCCTTCTCGGGCCGGTCACCCTCGCCTACGAGACCTACGGCACCCTCAATGCCGAGCGCAGCAACGCCATCCTGGTGACCCACGCCTGGACCGGCGATGCCCACGCCGCCGGGCGCTACCATGAGGATGACCGCAAGTCCGGCTGGTGGGACGACATGATCGGCCCCGGCAAGGTCCTCGACACCGAGCGTTATTTCGTTGTCTGTTCCAACGTCATCGGCTCCTGCAAGGGGTCCACCGGACCGACGAGCATCAATCCCCGCACCGACAAACCGTATAATCTCGCCTTTCCCGTCGTCATGGTCCGCGACATGGTGCGCGCCCAGAAGCTCCTCGTCGACCGCCTCGGCCTCCCTTCGCTCCTCACCGTCATCGGCGGCAGCATGGGAGCGATGCAGGCCCTCGAGTGGGGGATACTCTATCCGGAGATGGTCCGCTCCATCATCCCCATCGCCGGCACCGGGCGCACCTCGCCCATGTCCATCTCCCTCAACGCCGTGGCCCGCCAGGCGATCTTCAACGATCCGATGTGGAAGAAGGGGAACTACCGCCCCGAGCACCCTCCGGCCGACGGACTCGCCCTGGCCCGCGCCGTAGGGCACATCTCCTTCCTCTCCGACGCCTCCATGCACCTCAAGTTCGGCCGCCGCTTCTCCGCCCGCGACGGGATGTTCGACTTCTTCGGCCAGTTCGAGGTCGAGCGCTATCTCGAGTACAACGGCGCCAGCTTCGTCGAGCGCTTCGACACCAACGCCTTTCTTTACCTGGCCAAGGCTCTCGACCTCTACGACGCGGCCTGGAATTTTGACGGTCTCGAGGACGCCCTGGACCACCTCCGGTGCCCGTCCCTGTGGTTCGCCTTCACCTCCGACTGGCTCTATCCGCCGCAGCAGACCGAACAGGTCACGGAGATCCTTGCCCGCCTCGGCAAATCCGTCGCCTACCACCTGATCGATTCGGACTACGGTCACGACTCCTTCCTCGTCGAACCGGAGAAGTTCACCCCCTTCATCGTCGCCTTTCTCGATCGACTCGGCTAACAACAAAACCTTCAACGCCGAGACGCGGAGAAGGCAGAGAGCGCAGAGAATATTCCCGAGCGAGGGTTGGCTCTTGCCTCTTCTCCCTCAGGTTGTCCGCATCGGAATGGCTTATATTCCAGGCGGGGCACAAAAAAAGAGCGGTACCTGCCGGCTCCGCCCTGCTCCTCATTCGTCAATGGCCCTTCAATGGGAATTGCGCCGGAATCCTTCGCTCCCCCTGAGCACAGGAAATCCGGTCAAAGTCCTCTCCCGCACTTTTTCTCTGCACCTCCCCGCCTCTGCGTCAAACCTTTCGATTGACTTCTCAATCCCCCTCTTCATCGACGCCGAAGAGATCGAGCTGGGAGAATTTGTGCTCGACGATCTTGAAGGGGCGATGGAGATAGCGGGGGCAGTCGAGAACGTGCAATCCCTCGAGCTGTTTGCAGGTGCGCAGGCATTTGGCGCACAGGACGTTATATTTCTGCACCTTGATCTCTTTGCCCATGGTCCCCTGCCGCCCTGGAATTTATCCCTGAGTCATTGTCGCCGAACCGGCCGCCGAAAGTAAAGGAGCCCTCAGAGCGTCCCCTTGAGGACCGCTTCGATCGCCGTGCGCAGTCGCCGCACCCCTTCCTCCTCCGGTTCGATGTCGATCTCGATGCGCCGCTCGGGGCGGGTGTGCCGATAGAGGGGGTCATAGTAGAGGACCATCAGGTCGCGCACAAGCTCCTGCCAGCGCCCGGCTTCGAGGAGCCCAAGGAGACGCTCGACGGTCTCGGCGCCGAGGCGCTGACGCAGGGCGTTGAGCGGAGCAATGAAGGACGGCTTGAGATCGTCGACGGCGGGATAGTCGTCGAGGGTGACCTGCACCCGGTAGTCGAGGGAGGCGTTGATCCAGAGGGTCGTCTCCTGCTGCAGGGACTCGAAGACGCGGGGGGGGACGACCAGACGACCGATGTGCTTGCTCTCCCCTTCGGCCAGGGCATAGCCGTCCGCGGGGACCTGCCGCAGGGCCTCCCACAGCCGGGTTTCGAAGGTCTTCTGCGTCGGCTGGTTCTGCAGGCCGAGGCCTCCGAAGGCGCTGCCGCGGTGATGGGCCAGCCCCTCGAGATCGATGACCGGGTACCCTTCCTCCCGCAGGCGCAGCAGCAGCCGGGTCTTGCCGACCCCGGTGAGCCCCCGCAGCACCAGAAGCCGTCCCCAGCGCCCCTCCTCGAAAAAGGAGCGCACCTCGGCGCGAAAGGCCTTGTGTCCGCCGATGAGCTGGCGGGCGGGAATTCCGGCGAAGTCGAGAAAAGTGGTCAGGGCGCGGCTGCGCATCCCCCCACGCCAGCAGAAGACCACCACCGGAGGACGCCGTCCCGCCAGGGCCTCCTCGATCCGGGCGATCATCGCCGGAAGACGGGGCGCCACCAGTTCCACGGCGAGGCGCTTTGCCGCCCGCTTCCCCTCGACCTTGTACAGGGTCCCGACACGCGCCCGCTCGGCATCGTCGAAGATCGGCACATTGACGGCGCCGGGGATGGTCCCCTCGGCAAATTCCGCCGGACTGCGGGCGTCGATGAGGAGTGCGCCGAGGTCGCGCAGGGCAAGGGCCTGGTGGAGATCGATGGTCAGGTGGGACATGGGAAAGGGACACCGGGGGGGAAAGGGTTTGTTTCTTGCCCGGTTATACCGGAAAAGCGCCGCAGACACAAGGGCCTTCCCCGGCAAGGGGGGTTCAGCCAAAGAAATCGTGTTTTGAGGGTTGACATCGGCCAGGCGATGCCCTATAGTCTGCCTTCCCTGTCGCGGGGTGGAGCAGTCTGGTAGCTCGTCGGGCTCATAACCCGAAGGTCGAAGGTTCAAATCCTTCCCCCGCAACCAAAAAACATCAAGGACCGGCCATCAGGCCGGTCCTTTTTTTATCCACCCTCCTCCGGGGTGCCGACACCGCAGTCGCGCAGCAGGTCCTTGATCTCCCCCTCGGAGAGCTCCTCGACCCTGAAGCTGCCGTCGGCATTCTTCTCCGGAACGGTGACCCCCGGCTGAAGCCTTTCGGCCTGCTTCAACCGATATTCCTCCCCCCGCACCTGCGACAGCAACCGACGGTTTTCCATGTCCATATCGTACCGTTCGATCCCCGAACGGATTGCCATGCGCAGTTCCACGTCGTTCCACGGCTTGATGAGAAAACGGTAGATCTCTCCGCCGTTGACCGCCCGCATCGCCCCGTCGAGACTGGCATGACCGGTCAGCATGATCCGCACCGTTTCCGGGGCGCGCAAGCTGGCCAGGGACAGAAATTCCGAACCGGTCATGCCGGGCATCCGCTCATCGGAGACGACCACCTTGAATCGCACCTCCTTGAGGAGTGCCAGGGCCTCCTCGCCGCTGCTGGCCGTCTGCACCTCCCAATCCTCGTCGATCAGTGCCCGCTGCAGTGCCTTGAGTACGTTTGCCTCGTCATCGACGAGTAGAATGGCATTGCTCATGATTTAATCTCCCGGCTGCGGCCGCAGGGGCCGAACCCTTGTGTCGGCCGAAAAAGGCGCCGATCGTTCCGCCGCTCCCCCTGGCTCCCTGTCATCTTTTTCTTGAAGGCCCGGCCCCGCTGACCGGGTCGGCGTCATCCCTGTCCTGCGACCCTGTCATCCCCGTCCCGGAAATCTTCGTCTCTTCTGAGGATATCGAGAAAGGCTCCGGTCAATTCCGGATCGAGGGATGTGCCGCGCAGTCTTTCGAGCATCTCCATCGCCCCCCCGAAGGAGAGCTTCCGTTGATAGGGGCGATCGCTGGTCATGGCGTCGAAGACATCGGCGATGGAAACGATCCGCGCCTCAAGAGGAATGGCTTTCCCGGCGAGGGCCCAGGGATACCCCTTGCCGTCGTAGCGCTCATGGTGATGCCTGATGATGTTGACCACCGCCGGAGCCAGGCGCGCCTGCAGGGCGACCTCGGCTCCCCACTGGGAATGGTTCTTCACCAGGGAGTATTGCTGGGGATTCAGGGGCCCGGGGAAATTGAGGATTTCTTCCGGCACCCCCACCTTGCCGCAGTCATGCAGCCAGCTGCCGTAGCGGATCTCCTTCAACGCCTCACCCTCCAGGGGGAGGACAGAGGCAATTCGCTGGGCGTAGTCTGCCACCCGGTCGCAATGTCCCTTGGTATAGGGATCCTTGAGCTCGACCATCTGCCCCAGGGAACGGAGGGTCGAATCGTCGCGGCTGCGCATGGAGCCGGCGAGCCGGTAGCGAAAGAGCCCGTCGATGACCACCCCCTTCAGCTCCGCATCGTCCCAGGGCTTGGAGAGAAAGCGGAATATTTCCCCCTGGTTGATGGCCGCCACCGCCGTCGCCAGATCGGCATGGGCCGTCATCAGCACCCGCACCGTCTCCGGGGAAAGGCCCCGCACCCGGGAGAGCAGCTCGATCCCGTTCATCCCCGGCATGCAGTGATCGGAGACCACCATGGCGACGGGACGCTGCTGTATCAGCTCGAGCGCCGCAGCGCCGCTGCTCGCCCGGAGAAACTCGAAATCATCGTCGAGGAACAGCCGCTCCAGGGAGTTCAGAATCTTTTCCTCGTCATCGACGAAGAGGACGGCCTCAGGCACCATGCGACTCCTCCCTGACCACCGGGATGACAACGGTGAAGGTACTCCCCTGACCGGGGGTGCTGCAGATGCGAATTTCGCCGTCATGTTTTTTGACAATGTCGTAGGAAACGCTCAAACCCAGTCCCGTCCCCTTGCCGACCTCCTTGGTGGTAAAAAAGGGCTCGAAGAGGCGGCTCTGGTTCTCGGGGAGAATCCCCTGGCCGCTGTCGGCAATCGAGACGAAAATGTTTTCGTCTTCATACCAGGTGCGGATACGGATCGTTCCCTGCACCTCTATGGCCTGGGCGGCGTTGACCAGGAGGTTCATGAAGACCTGGTTGAGGGCCTGGGGATGGCAGAGGGTCATGGGGATCTCCCCGTAATCCTTCTCCACGGTCGCCTTGTATTTAATCTCGTTCCAGACCACGTTGATGGTCGATTCGAGGCACTGGATGAGGTCGGCCGCCTGCCTCTCCTCCCCGTCCTTGCGGGAGTAGCTCTTGAGATCCTGGACGATCTTCTTCACCCGATCGGCTCCTTCCAGCGACTCTTCGACCAGGTCGACGATGTCCTTGAGGACGTAGTCGATCTTCATCCTCTTCCGGAGGTGCTCCAGCGCCGCCGCCGTTTCCCCCCCCAGGGCGTCCCTGCCCAGGAGCGTTCTTTCTTCGAGGAGATAATCGACAATCTTCTGGGCGTATCGGGACAGCGACAGGAGGTTGCTGGCGATAAATCCCATGGGATTGTTGATCTCGTGGGCCATCCCCGCCGCCAGTTGCCCGAGAGAGGCCATTTTCTCCCGCTGTACCATCTGCGCCTCGGTGGACTTCAGGTCGTCGAAGGCCTGCTCGAGTTCCGCCCGGCTTCGCTCCAGCTGCCGATGACTCTCCTGCAGTTCGAGACTGATGCGCTTCATTTCCGAAATATCGTGACAGAC
This region includes:
- a CDS encoding DmsE family decaheme c-type cytochrome, producing the protein MKTTSLIIAIVALTVAACSSLRTDHPIAPVADYERLLVGNLEAGYIGNDNCMAKCHSHDRIRRDFSLSVHGEQLSSETGLPLVNCESCHGAGSLAVEHAAEQKSCDASTFLQLKEFPAQVQSLICLKCHSASSTPNLQFWNASTHAGSDVSCFDCHQLHKGPQQKVDRKDMDELCYACHQDIRSEFAQFSHHPVPEGKMVCTDCHNPHGSASDHLLKGTTVKETCTRCHMEYQGPYVYEHADVTEDCTNCHRSHGSPNDPLLITAQPFLCLQCHAGHQSNVVPATTDPQGNGSFKGAFYTRCTDCHSQIHGTDVPSSKGRGTFLAR
- a CDS encoding MtrB/PioB family outer membrane beta-barrel protein, which codes for MDRLFKQLCLPTLLITTLCSALAFADSGPGSLDEGYIEQNFTIGYRLVDTRDNPNRAAEYETNNSSVTLGAEVEAGQGPNHLSLGLDYLDQDDYRGDAHLDYKGLLRLTLFTDAFFHNLDHVPYLNRPVASTPGNPAAVPVATGPSTLIDYADADPGDHYGVKLEQYGGKFRGKHPGVPAHLNLGYWRLERSGKQQLRYVAEGSPCSTCHMRSQTRKLDRVTEEVTAGFDVHLGPVDLVYEFLNRDFRDQQPIPIDPFEGLAGQRITGDWEHDEAPDSRLTSHTIQAHTSLSGGVVGAASFTIGQRENRSNLSDVRPIKSETDFQKTAGDLTLTPFSQLTINLRYRLLDMDNDNSDTLVVDSLNVGPNNPPNTINVRENVDLTTATYEASLSYRPVRRLTLRADYKREDIHRGNTGAPFLPTLFTAFGGVHVIDPYWELPEDEVINRYKVSFFARPLDKGRLKVRGWYQYRTSDDPAYGTSIEEGHRGFAALDWLLSPRFGVNTTVRADRTAKQNQTVLQFDGSANLQAYELDRKNENQNFSAGLWFNPGKGSLITANYGYLRSKIVQDLLIGNEPSQANIEAEDVDYLQRVQTVSVGIQWQIVQKLLLRTEGRHIRSRAYFDPQFSSTFSTFSNFPPGAIAADSTGLRELTELNIEQNGLSAGFDWTLVKGWDIAGTYTYDAYDDRTNGLYEGKVQTYLANLSRSW
- a CDS encoding ABC transporter substrate-binding protein, yielding MNYKIHFLSAFFLALMLLPAVPASAGPQIVAVIIPGDLPRYGEAHAAFLKILESGGYGEDKVKVFVQKPNADRMSITNSLRRASSAGADLFITYGGAATDGAAQEAKKSVVLFADVYDPVGLGIVNTLSAPGVNRSGASSMIPMAPLLEALSAIVPGKKIGVLYSGDDKDSVLQVQEFQTLAQKLGFSLLKQDVGTPQEAAGAVGKLAGEADVLFLSNSLMIGTRTQELLALASAKKLPVISQIPGLAEQGALINLEADPDEQGKLLGVHTLQVLGGQKAFILPVRSPKKMALVINLKTAGALGLSVPAKTLAAATRVVR
- a CDS encoding methyl-accepting chemotaxis protein, coding for MNTLKLRWKILLALIGLSVTPMIVTLVLISGLTDDLIQRDMSQLAERTGNFAERSTASSQRENANYIDLLCSNTDVVNATYYATLTQDVDQLSELIVQARARYDFDLLEVRGTGGGRLLRVGREGLSLDETVGADQLPASGEASSAIGAFAGRLSIIVTSPIMLQNQPIGTMVGVTLLDDGFASRLKTLSGTEVAFFNESGIVASSLAGLRDLDPGRAMDLQTVEVDGKSYALYSKPLGSEGQGVILALDRQSEQESRASIRRVLFILAAIVAALALIVGLTFSRGLIRPLTAVVDNLKEIADGEGDLTRTLAVTSQDEVGDLAITFNRFILRLREMVQRIRAVTADVNGATEKIRTSSGEVARGAASQASALEESFTAIQGIDATATAVAGKIGSLLEAAEESSAATLELGASTSEIAEQMERLFATVDEVSSSINEMSVTSQQITENVGILSSSTEVTASSIIEMDSSIKEIEENAERTNLLSEAAAKDAQRGKEAVDQTIEGIEAIRTMVDRAGTAIQELGKQSHSIGKILTVIDEVADQTGLLSLNAAIIAAQAGEHGKGFAVVASEIRNLADRTAISTREISTIIDNLQKGTRDAVAAMQAGSERVHQEASRSKETVGALDQIRTSTLNATHQVRSIVRATQEQARGSKQITNSINQIASMLGQISTAVRQQTDGTRQLAKAAEAMKEIASHVKLSTGEQTKGSKHIAENMQRIQQMVESIDSATGEQTRRNRQVIEAVSQIRHIAEANSGRAVELDQVVDALSLQAAELTREMGAFKA
- a CDS encoding trans-sulfuration enzyme family protein → MTRTLRTATLLVHQGRDRDPATGAAVVPIYPASTYHHTAGKPGEYDYARSGNPSRDQVEEAIALLEGGVRGFAYPSGMAAIGSALALLKSGDHLIAPDDLYGGSYRYLSTVLPQQGIEASFVDVTDLEAVAAAIRPRTRAIFLETPSNPLFKITDLRGIAALARERGLLTLLDNTFMTPLLQRPLDLGIDIAIHSATKFLGGHSDLLAGLATTADPEIARRLKFFHNAFGAVLSPFDSFLLSRGIKTLKLRLEAGQQGAQILAERLQAHPAVARVYYPGLEGFAGRDLHFSQAAGAGAVLSFELKERKGIVPLLERVQLPIIAPSLGGVETILTHCWSMSHAAIPASVKEQLGIRETLVRISTGIEDPEDLWDDLEAALAP